One Solea senegalensis isolate Sse05_10M linkage group LG13, IFAPA_SoseM_1, whole genome shotgun sequence DNA segment encodes these proteins:
- the LOC122779447 gene encoding TLC domain-containing protein 3A-like isoform X1 yields MLQVLACGAVVFPGLFFAFRRILPCVFKHWSDADVVLVSERLVSSIHAIMATTAGVIIVSSCRDNVINDSHWLATYFVIWYGVPYMTYDIFAMYLSHYYRFRVKGHEDYKQHSLRTVNSFIRREFLLVLHHIALLTILLPVTLFFRKDLGDFFIGCLFLTELSTPFVSLGKILIQLDLQNCWLHKANGGMVLLMFFMCRIALFPYMYWMYGRHYGIPLYSVPFHLPLATNLGNSCILAPQVYWFVLLCRKGYRLYKRSRSPASSPVVTVTDNSKDD; encoded by the exons ATGTTGCAAGTTTTAGCTTGTGGCGCCGTAGTTTTCCCCGGTCTGTTCTTCGCCTTCAGGAGGATCCTGCCGTGTGTGTTCAAACACTGGAGCGATGCGGACGTGGTGCTGGTCAGCGAGAG ACTGGTGTCGTCCATCCATGCCATCATGGCAACAACAGCAGGAGTCATCATTGTGTCATCATGCAGGGACAACGTCATTAACGACAG TCACTGGCTGGCCACATACTTCGTCATCTGGTACGGCGTGCCGTACATGACGTACGACATCTTTGCCATGTACCTCAGTCACTACTACCGCTTCCGTGTCAAAGGGCACGAGGACTACAAGCAGCACTCGCTGAGGACCGTGAACTCGTTCATTCGCCGAGAGTTCCTGCTGGTGCTGCATCACATCGCCCTGCTCACCATCCTGCTGCCTGTCACACTG TTCTTCAGAAAGGACCTCGGGGATTTCTTCATCGGCTGCTTGTTTCTAACAGAGCTCAGCACTCCCTTTGTCTCCCTGGGGAAGATACTTATTCAG cTCGACCTTCAGAACTGCTGGCTGCACAAGGCCAACGGCGGTATGGTACTGTTAATGTTCTTCATGTGCCGCATCGCGCTCTTCCCCTACATGTACTGGATGTACGGCCGCCACTACGGAATCCCGCTCTACAGCGTGCCCTTCCACCTGCCGCTCGCCACCAACCTGGGCAACTCGTGCATCCTGGCGCCGCAGGTGTACTGGTTCGTCCTGCTCTGCCGGAAGGGCTACCGCCTGTACAAGCGCAGCCGCAGTCCCGCCTCGTCCCCCGTGGTCACGGTCACTGACAATTCGAAGGACGATTGA
- the LOC122779200 gene encoding putative surface protein bspA-like, translated as MKLICIAVTLLLCAGTTLKPIAAATTTAPVVPSEQPSGQTSNPTVPSEQPSGPTSNPTVPSEQPSGQTSNPTVPSEQPSGQTSNPTVPSEKPSGQTTNNPATTEAQTTSPEPVEEGDQGLSPGEIAGITIGTVAGVALIGGGIFGILKYTGKI; from the exons ATGAAACTGATCTGTATTGCCGtgactctcctcctctgtgcag GAACCACACTAAAACCGATTGCAGCTGCCACAACAACCGCTCCTGTCGTCCCATCTGAACAGCCCAGCGGTCAGACAAGCAATCCCACCGTCCCATCTGAACAGCCCAGCGGTCCTACAAGCAATCCCACCGTCCCATCTGAACAGCCCAGCGGTCAGACAAGCAATCCCACCGTCCCATCTGAACAGCCTAGCGGTCAGACAAGCAATCCCACCGTCCCATCTGAAAAGCCCAGCGGTCAGACAACCAATAACCCCGCCACAACTGAAGCACAGACGACCAGCCCTGAGCCTGTGGAGGAAGGAGATCAAGGACTTTCACCTGGAGAGATAGCGGGCATCACCATCGGCACCGTGGCCGGTGTGGCATTAATCG gTGGGGGTATCTTTGGCATTCTGAAGTACACCGGGAAGATCTGA
- the LOC122779447 gene encoding ceramide synthase-like isoform X2 has product MATTAGVIIVSSCRDNVINDSHWLATYFVIWYGVPYMTYDIFAMYLSHYYRFRVKGHEDYKQHSLRTVNSFIRREFLLVLHHIALLTILLPVTLFFRKDLGDFFIGCLFLTELSTPFVSLGKILIQLDLQNCWLHKANGGMVLLMFFMCRIALFPYMYWMYGRHYGIPLYSVPFHLPLATNLGNSCILAPQVYWFVLLCRKGYRLYKRSRSPASSPVVTVTDNSKDD; this is encoded by the exons ATGGCAACAACAGCAGGAGTCATCATTGTGTCATCATGCAGGGACAACGTCATTAACGACAG TCACTGGCTGGCCACATACTTCGTCATCTGGTACGGCGTGCCGTACATGACGTACGACATCTTTGCCATGTACCTCAGTCACTACTACCGCTTCCGTGTCAAAGGGCACGAGGACTACAAGCAGCACTCGCTGAGGACCGTGAACTCGTTCATTCGCCGAGAGTTCCTGCTGGTGCTGCATCACATCGCCCTGCTCACCATCCTGCTGCCTGTCACACTG TTCTTCAGAAAGGACCTCGGGGATTTCTTCATCGGCTGCTTGTTTCTAACAGAGCTCAGCACTCCCTTTGTCTCCCTGGGGAAGATACTTATTCAG cTCGACCTTCAGAACTGCTGGCTGCACAAGGCCAACGGCGGTATGGTACTGTTAATGTTCTTCATGTGCCGCATCGCGCTCTTCCCCTACATGTACTGGATGTACGGCCGCCACTACGGAATCCCGCTCTACAGCGTGCCCTTCCACCTGCCGCTCGCCACCAACCTGGGCAACTCGTGCATCCTGGCGCCGCAGGTGTACTGGTTCGTCCTGCTCTGCCGGAAGGGCTACCGCCTGTACAAGCGCAGCCGCAGTCCCGCCTCGTCCCCCGTGGTCACGGTCACTGACAATTCGAAGGACGATTGA